A stretch of Malus sylvestris chromosome 11, drMalSylv7.2, whole genome shotgun sequence DNA encodes these proteins:
- the LOC126589445 gene encoding receptor-like protein kinase THESEUS 1, giving the protein MLRMKLVNWVALILAVVVFMSYRSSASFTAVDNYLIVCGSSKNVTFQGRTFVPDTQQSSLVLKSANSLVASPNANAPSPLYQSARVFKGAASYKFKIQQEGRHWVRLYFFPLTSPGQDLESAQITVVTDNFVLLNNFTFKNYNGSYLFKEYAINVTLDTLTLNFIPSNNSVAFVNAIEVVSIPDALLPDQAYAVNPSAPFSGLSELALQTVYRLNMGGPLLTSQNDTLGRTWENDMKYLHVDSSAVNVSVNPANIKYPQAVTPEIAPNWVYATAEAMGNANVPNVNFNITWVFTVDPNFMYLVRVHFCDIVSKALNSLVFNVFINSDNVLGSLDLSSITGDLGVPYYKDFVSNSTEGADTLTVSVGPDSMADTTNAILNGLEIMKISNELGSLDGSQSVGNFLPSSSSKKNNIGIIVGSVVGSVAVVAIIGFLYCCLASRKSKTTNQATWLPLPLHGNSQTMTKMSTTSQKSGTASCISLASSNLGKFFMFQEILDATNKFDESLLLGVGGFGRVYKGTLEDGTKVAVKRGNPRSEQGLAEFRTEIEMLSKLRHRHLVSLIGYCDERSEMILVYEYMANGPLRSHLYGTDLPTLSWKLRLEICIGAARGLHYLHTGAAQSIIHRDVKTTNILLDENFVAKVADFGLSKAGPALDQTHVSTAVKGSFGYLDPEYFRRQQLTEKSDVYSFGVVLMEVLCTRPALNPVLPREQVNIAEWAMTWQKKGMLDQIMDPNLAGKVNPASLKKFGETAEKCLAEYGVDRPSMGDVLWNLEYAFQLEETSSALMEPDDNSTNHIPGIQLTQGEPFDNSVSMIDGGHSGTDDDTEDAATSAVFSQLVNPRGR; this is encoded by the coding sequence ATGTTAAGGATGAAACTAGTAAATTGGGTAGCTTTGATTCTTGCTGTTGTTGTGTTCATGAGTTATAGGTCATCTGCTTCATTCACGGCTGTCGATAACTACCTAATTGTCTGCGGTTCTTCGAAAAATGTCACATTCCAAGGTCGTACCTTTGTTCCTGATACACAACAATCTTCCCTTGTACTAAAAAGTGCAAATTCCTTAGTTGCTAGCCCCAATGCTAATGCCCCTTCTCCACTTTACCAATCTGCTCGAGTTTTCAAGGGAGCAGCTTCTTACAAATTCAAAATCCAGCAAGAAGGCCGACATTGGGTCCGCCTTTATTTTTTCCCTCTTACAAGCCCTGGCCAAGATTTGGAGTCTGCTCAAATAACTGTAGTTACTGATAATTTTGTACTCTTGAACAACTTCACCTTCAAGAACTATAATGGTTCTTATCTGTTCAAGGAGTATGCAATTAATGTAACTTTGGATACCTTGACTCTTAACTTCATTCCTTCAAACAATTCAGTTGCTTTTGTTAATGCAATTGAAGTAGTTTCTATCCCGGATGCACTGCTTCCTGACCAGGCATATGCTGTGAATCCATCTGCTCCTTTTAGTGGACTTTCTGAGCTAGCCCTTCAAACAGTTTACAGGTTAAACATGGGGGGTCCTTTGCTCACATCTCAAAATGATACCCTTGGAAGAACTTGGGAGAATGACATGAAGTACCTCCATGTGGACAGTTCTGCAGTGAATGTATCGGTGAACCCTGCAAACATAAAATATCCACAGGCTGTCACACCCGAAATTGCCCCAAACTGGGTCTATGCCACTGCTGAAGCCATGGGAAATGCAAACGTGCCCAATGTGAACTTCAACATAACTTGGGTCTTTACAGTAGATCCAAATTTCATGTATCTTGTTCGGGTACATTTCTGTGATATTGTTAGCAAAGCTCTGAATAGTCTCGTTTTCAATGTTTTCATAAATTCTGACAATGTGCTTGGGAGTCTTGACCTCTCTTCCATTACTGGTGACTTGGGCGTGCCTTATTACAAAGACTTTGTTTCCAACTCCACAGAAGGTGCAGATACTTTGACCGTCAGTGTTGGTCCAGATTCAATGGCTGATACCACCAATGCAATTCTGAATGGGTTGGAGATTATGAAGATCAGCAATGAGTTGGGGAGTTTGGATGGGTCTCAATCCGTGGGGAATTTTCTTCCTAGTTCATCCTCAAAGAAGAATAATATAGGAATCATAGTTGGCTCTGTTGTGGGATCTGTTGCTGTTGTGGCAATTATTGGTTTCCTTTATTGCTGCTTGGCATCCCGCAAGTCGAAGACAACTAACCAAGCGACATGGCTGCCCTTGCCCTTGCATGGAAATTCTCAGACCATGACAAAAATGTCGACAACTTCACAAAAGAGTGGAACAGCTAGCTGCATTTCATTAGCTTCCTCCAATCTTGGCAAATTCTTCATGTTCCAGGAAATCCTGGATGCAACCAACAAGTTTGATGAGAGCCTACTTCTTGGCGTTGGTGGTTTTGGCAGGGTTTACAAGGGAACACTTGAAGATGGGACTAAAGTAGCTGTCAAAAGGGGAAATCCCAGATCCGAACAAGGTCTGGCTGAATTCCGAACTGAGATTGAAATGTTATCCAAGCTCCGCCACCGCCACCTTGTGTCTCTTATTGGCTACTGTGATGAAAGATCAGAAATGATTCTTGTCTACGAGTACATGGCCAATGGACCCCTCAGGAGCCATTTGTATGGAACAGACCTGCCAACGCTCTCATGGAAGCTACGCCTTGAAATTTGCATTGGGGCTGCAAGAGGGCTCCATTATCTCCACACTGGTGCAGCTCAAAGCATAATTCACCGAGATGTGAAGACAACCAACATTCTCTTGGATGAGAACTTTGTAGCCAAAGTTGCTGATTTTGGCCTCTCAAAAGCAGGACCAGCTCTTGATCAGACCCATGTGAGTACAGCTGTTAAGGGTAGTTTCGGTTACCTTGATCCTGAATACTTCCGAAGGCAACAACTCACTGAGAAATCTGATGTGTATTCGTTCGGGGTAGTTCTAATGGAAGTTCTGTGCACAAGACCTGCTTTAAATCCTGTTCTTCCAAGGGAGCAGGTCAACATAGCAGAATGGGCAATGACATGGCAGAAGAAGGGCATGCTAGACCAAATCATGGACCCAAATCTGGCAGGGAAGGTAAATCCAGCTTCTCTTAAGAAGTTCGGGGAGACAGCTGAGAAGTGCCTCGCGGAGTATGGTGTTGACAGGCCATCAATGGGAGATGTCTTGTGGAATCTTGAATATGCTTTTCAGCTCGAGGAGACATCATCTGCACTCATGGAACCTGACGATAACAGCACAAACCACATACCTGGTATCCAATTAACCCAAGGAGAGCCGTTTGATAACAGTGTGAGCATGATCGATGGGGGACACTCCGGCACAGATGATGACACAGAAGATGCTGCCACAAGTGCTGTGTTTTCTCAGCTTGTTAATCCTCGCGGAAGATGA
- the LOC126589446 gene encoding uncharacterized protein LOC126589446, giving the protein MDFLGSKRVLIVLVILVSAAILVQSMQPPNGKQPPKPPNGQQPPKPPNGKQPLKPPHGEHPLKPPHGEHPPQPPNSKQPLKPPNGEHPPKPPNGEHPPQPPINKQPPKPPSGNQPPKPPNGKQPPKPPNGKQPPNIKVCYAKKSPCFGKQVQCPQECPSGSPTDKMAKMCYLNCDSPICKAECKSPKPNCNGPGSACQDPRFIGGDGIVFYFHGKKNEYFSLVSDPNLQINARFIGIRPEGRAKDNTWIQALGLLFDSKSFSLEASKASTWVDEINHLKFTYNGEELIIAESHLSTWESADNAIIVERTSSKNSVLVILLGVAEISVNVVPVTKEDDRIHNYQLPSDDCFAHLEVQFRFYDLSSNVEGVLGRTYQPDFKNPAKPGIAMPVLGGEHKYRTTSLFSADCTACVFTQPSELDQTDSRVMDYGMLDCTGNSFGGNGIVCRK; this is encoded by the exons ATGGATTTCTTAGGCAGCAAAAGGGTTTTAATCGTTCTTGTAATCCTTGTATCTGCTGCTATTCTGGTACAGAGTATGCAACCTCCAAATGGTAAGCAACCTCCGAAACCTCCAAACGGTCAGCAACCTCCAAAACCTCCAAACGGTAAGCAACCTTTGAAACCTCCACACGGTGAGCATCCTCTGAAACCTCCACATGGCGAACATCCTCCGCAACCACCAAACAGTAAGCAACCTCTGAAACCTCCAAACGGTGAGCATCCTCCGAAACCTCCAAATGGTGAGCATCCTCCGCAACCACCAATCAATAAGCAACCTCCGAAACCTCCAAGCGGCAACCAACCTCCGAAACCTCCAAATGGTAAGCAACCTCCAAAGCCTCCAAATGGTAAGCAACCTCCAAATATTAAAGTATGCTATGCCAAGAAAAGCCCGTGCTTTGGGAAGCAGGTACAATGCCCACAGGAATGTCCATCCGGTTCACCGACAGACAAAATGGCTAAAATGTGCTATCTCAACTGTGACTCTCCTATATGCAAAGCTGAGTGCAAAA GTCCCAAGCCTAATTGTAATGGCCCTGGATCAGCATGTCAGGACCCTCGCTTCATTGGTGGAGACGGCATTGTCTTTTACTTCCACGGCAAGAAAAATGAGTACTTCAGCTTAGTTTCTGATCCCAACCTCCAAATCAATGCCCGGTTCATTGGCATCCGCCCTGAAGGCCGAGCCAAGGACAACACTTGGATTCAGGCCCTTGGACTCCTCTTTGACTCCAAAAGCTTCTCCCTAGAGGCCAGCAAAGCATCAACATGGGTTGATGAAATCAACCACTTGAAATTCACTTACAACGGAGAGGAGCTAATCATCGCTGAATCTCATCTCTCCACATGGGAATCTGCGGACAATGCCATTATAGTGGAGAGAACATCAAGCAAGAACAGTGTCTTGGTAATTCTACTGGGAGTTGCTGAAATTTCAGTAAATGTGGTGCCTGTGACAAAGGAAGATGATAGGATCCACAATTATCAGTTACCGTCAGATGACTGTTTTGCTCACCTGGAAGTACAGTTCAGATTCTACGACTTATCCTCAAACGTTGAAGGAGTGCTCGGAAGGACTTACCAGCCAGATTTCAAGAACCCGGCAAAGCCAGGAATAGCTATGCCAGTGTTGGGAGGTGAACACAAGTACAGAACAACATCACTCTTCTCTGCAGATTGCACTGCCTGTGTGTTCACTCAACCCAGTGAGCTGGATCAGACAGATTCAAGGGTGATGGATTACGGAATGCTTGACTGTACAGGTAATTCCTTCGGGGGAAATGGAATAGTTTGCAGGAAATAA
- the LOC126589451 gene encoding phytohormone-binding protein-like gives MVALEQSFLFSFGSDVPKMSYQKEKIVELDESVHKFRLQVIEGGHLNFGFSSYKTTFQLTSIHEKETLVSIEITYESEVEDNNAMPSKTTMSTLALVKNLEEYLLNNVAV, from the exons ATGGTGGCATTGGAACAGTCCTTTCTCTTCAGTTTTGGCTCTG ATGTACCAAAGATGAGTTACCAAAAGGAAAAGATTGTGGAGCTTGATGAGTCTGTACACAAATTTAGGCTGCAAGTCATTGAAGGGGGACACCTGAACTTTGGGTTTTCTTCATACAAAACAACATTCCAACTTACTTCAATTCATGAGAAGGAGACTCTGGTGAGCATTGAGATCACCTATGAGTCTGAAGTGGAAGACAATAATGCCATGCCATCCAAGACAACAATGTCCACTTTAGCTTTGGTCAAAAACTTAGAGGAATATTTGTTGAATAATGTTGCTGTCTAG